Proteins encoded within one genomic window of Nordella sp. HKS 07:
- a CDS encoding PA0069 family radical SAM protein, which produces MTTLIDRRQTSGLDLSALGAGRYATLPQHQRGRGAVVNMPGRYERHGTALFDDGWQTLEDLPPLKTTVYEETPKKIITTNDSPDISFRQSINPYRGCEHGCSYCYARPTHAYMGLSPGLDFESKLFAKTNAAALLRAELSNPHYEPLTIALGANTDPYQPIEREYRITRQILEVLSEFNHPVGIVTKSALVLRDLDILTDMARRNLVKVAVSVTTLDAKLARAMEPRAATPTRRLGAIEALSKAGVPTVVMTAPIIPGLNDSEIESLLKAGHAAGAREAGYVVLRLPLEVKDIFRAWLNEALPDRAAKVMSLIRQTRQGKENDSTFGRRFTGTGPYAWSIGRRFEIAAQRLGYNKERRQLSTDIFRRPPKPGEQLKLF; this is translated from the coding sequence ATGACGACACTCATCGACAGGCGCCAGACGAGCGGGCTCGACCTCTCAGCCCTTGGGGCGGGTCGCTATGCGACGCTGCCGCAGCATCAGCGCGGGCGCGGCGCTGTCGTCAACATGCCGGGCCGTTACGAGCGGCACGGCACAGCGCTCTTCGATGATGGCTGGCAGACGCTCGAGGACCTGCCGCCGCTCAAGACGACGGTGTATGAGGAGACGCCGAAGAAGATCATCACCACCAACGACTCGCCCGACATCTCCTTCCGCCAGTCGATCAATCCCTATCGCGGCTGCGAGCATGGCTGCTCCTACTGCTATGCGCGGCCCACCCATGCCTATATGGGCCTCTCGCCCGGGCTCGATTTCGAAAGCAAGCTCTTCGCCAAGACCAATGCGGCGGCGCTGCTGCGGGCCGAATTGTCCAATCCGCACTATGAGCCGCTCACCATCGCGCTTGGCGCCAATACCGATCCCTATCAGCCGATCGAGCGCGAATACCGCATCACCAGGCAGATCCTGGAAGTGCTGTCGGAGTTCAACCATCCGGTCGGCATCGTGACGAAATCGGCGCTGGTGCTGCGTGATCTCGACATCCTCACGGACATGGCCAGGCGCAATCTCGTGAAGGTCGCGGTGTCGGTGACGACGCTCGATGCCAAGCTCGCGCGTGCCATGGAGCCGCGCGCCGCGACGCCGACCAGAAGGCTGGGCGCCATCGAGGCCTTGTCGAAAGCGGGTGTGCCCACCGTCGTCATGACTGCGCCGATCATTCCGGGCCTCAATGACAGCGAGATCGAGAGCCTCCTGAAGGCCGGCCATGCGGCGGGGGCGCGTGAGGCGGGTTATGTCGTGCTGAGATTGCCGCTCGAGGTGAAGGACATCTTCCGCGCCTGGCTCAATGAGGCGTTGCCCGACCGCGCCGCCAAGGTCATGTCGCTCATCCGCCAGACGCGCCAGGGCAAGGAGAACGACTCCACTTTCGGGCGCCGCTTCACCGGCACCGGACCTTATGCCTGGTCGATCGGGCGGCGCTTCGAGATCGCGGCGCAGCGTCTGGGCTATAACAAGGAGCGGCGCCAGCTTTCGACCGACATTTTCCGGCGGCCGCCCAAGCCCGGCGAACAACTCAAGCTTTTCTGA
- a CDS encoding transporter substrate-binding domain-containing protein → MHKMFKALTVAACLTALQASLAHAELKIGFAAEPFPPFSSKDASGKWVGWEIDAIDAVCKAMNEKCDYVEVAWDGIIPALQSHTIDVIWSAMSITPKRREIIDFSDTYYRTTLFVVGPKNGDLNIEPGHLADKTIGVQGSTVSAKHAEDSYAPAGATIKTYATQDEANQDLAAGRIDYTIGSAAVMRGFLDTDGGKACCEYKASVSDAKVLGEGIGAGIRKGDTQLKTKLDAAIKEVAKSGEFDRITAKYPELKDAITTPKP, encoded by the coding sequence ATGCACAAGATGTTCAAAGCACTTACTGTGGCGGCCTGCCTCACGGCGCTGCAGGCGAGTCTCGCCCACGCCGAACTGAAGATCGGCTTTGCGGCAGAACCGTTTCCACCTTTCAGCTCCAAGGACGCTTCCGGCAAATGGGTGGGCTGGGAGATCGACGCCATCGACGCCGTCTGCAAGGCGATGAACGAGAAATGCGATTATGTCGAAGTGGCCTGGGACGGCATCATCCCGGCGCTGCAGTCGCATACGATCGACGTCATCTGGAGCGCCATGTCGATCACGCCCAAGCGCCGCGAAATCATCGACTTTTCCGATACCTATTATCGCACCACGCTCTTCGTCGTCGGCCCCAAGAACGGCGATCTCAATATCGAGCCCGGCCATCTTGCCGACAAAACGATCGGCGTCCAGGGCTCCACCGTCTCGGCCAAGCATGCCGAAGATAGCTACGCACCGGCCGGCGCGACGATCAAAACCTATGCGACGCAGGACGAGGCCAACCAGGACCTCGCCGCGGGCCGCATCGACTACACGATCGGCAGCGCGGCGGTGATGCGCGGGTTCCTGGATACCGATGGCGGCAAGGCCTGCTGCGAATACAAGGCCAGCGTCAGCGATGCCAAGGTGCTGGGCGAAGGCATCGGCGCCGGCATCCGCAAGGGCGACACGCAGCTCAAGACCAAGCTCGACGCCGCCATCAAGGAAGTGGCGAAATCCGGCGAATTCGACCGGATTACAGCCAAATATCCCGAGCTCAAAGATGCCATCACCACGCCGAAGCCCTGA
- the moaB gene encoding molybdenum cofactor biosynthesis protein B translates to MTQTPQPRSFIPVRIAVLTVSDTRTLSTDKSGDTLVERIKEAGHELSDRRIVKDDVRAIRSLMRTWLKRPDIDVVISTGGTGLTGRDVTVEAMRPLFEKEMEGFGVAFHMISFQKIGVSTVQSRATAGVAHGKYIFCLPGSPGACRDGWDGILKSQLDYRHLPCNFVEIMPRLDEHVQRRKS, encoded by the coding sequence ATGACTCAGACGCCTCAACCACGATCCTTCATCCCGGTCCGCATCGCGGTGCTCACCGTGTCCGATACGCGGACCCTTTCGACCGACAAATCGGGCGACACTCTCGTCGAACGCATCAAGGAGGCTGGCCACGAGCTCAGCGACCGCCGGATCGTCAAGGACGATGTCCGCGCCATCCGCAGCCTGATGCGCACATGGCTGAAGCGTCCCGATATCGACGTCGTGATCTCGACCGGCGGCACCGGCCTCACCGGACGCGACGTGACGGTGGAAGCGATGCGGCCATTGTTCGAGAAGGAGATGGAAGGTTTCGGCGTCGCCTTCCACATGATCTCGTTTCAGAAGATCGGCGTCTCGACGGTGCAATCGCGCGCCACGGCCGGTGTAGCCCATGGGAAATACATCTTCTGCTTGCCCGGCTCACCTGGCGCCTGCCGCGACGGCTGGGACGGCATTCTCAAGAGCCAGCTCGATTACCGGCATCTGCCGTGCAATTTCGTCGAGATCATGCCGAGGCTCGATGAACATGTGCAGAGACGGAAGAGCTAG
- a CDS encoding uracil-DNA glycosylase, whose translation MRAAEAAAAIEWLVEMGADEIIGSTPVNRLVMPPPAPAAPASRPAGSVLNRPTLVRPAANAPEMRGAAQASPGNSDAAALAAQCATLADIEQALLRFDACPLKKTATNLCFADGNPQAQVMLIGEAPGRDEDIQGKPFVGRSGQLLDRMLTAIGLSRHAESPENSVYISNVIFWRPPGNRTPTDQETLMCLPFLRRAIEIKQPRLIVCLGATPTQRLIGKSEGILKLRGRWFDFGGIPLLATLHPAYLLRQPAQKRLAWCDFLSLQQKHKADAH comes from the coding sequence ATGAGGGCAGCGGAAGCAGCGGCCGCGATCGAGTGGCTGGTCGAGATGGGCGCGGACGAAATCATCGGGAGCACGCCGGTGAACCGTCTCGTCATGCCGCCACCGGCGCCGGCTGCGCCAGCGTCACGGCCGGCGGGTTCCGTCCTGAACCGGCCCACTCTCGTCAGGCCTGCCGCCAATGCACCCGAGATGCGCGGCGCGGCGCAAGCCTCGCCCGGCAACAGCGACGCCGCGGCGCTTGCGGCGCAATGCGCGACGCTTGCCGACATCGAGCAGGCCTTGCTGCGCTTCGATGCCTGCCCGCTCAAGAAGACGGCGACCAATCTCTGCTTCGCCGACGGCAATCCGCAAGCCCAAGTCATGCTCATCGGCGAGGCGCCGGGACGCGATGAAGACATCCAGGGCAAGCCCTTCGTCGGCCGCTCCGGCCAGCTTCTCGACCGCATGCTGACGGCAATCGGCCTGTCGCGGCACGCGGAGAGTCCGGAAAACTCCGTCTACATTTCCAATGTCATCTTCTGGCGGCCTCCCGGCAACCGCACGCCGACCGATCAGGAGACACTGATGTGCCTGCCGTTTCTCAGGCGCGCCATCGAGATCAAGCAGCCACGCCTCATCGTCTGTCTCGGCGCCACGCCGACGCAGCGCCTGATCGGCAAATCCGAAGGCATATTGAAGCTCAGAGGCCGCTGGTTCGATTTCGGCGGCATTCCGCTGCTCGCGACATTGCATCCGGCCTATCTGCTGCGCCAGCCGGCGCAGAAGCGCCTCGCCTGGTGCGATTTCCTCTCGCTTCAGCAGAAACACAAAGCCGATGCCCATTGA
- a CDS encoding electron transfer flavoprotein-ubiquinone oxidoreductase, with protein sequence MEYDVVIVGAGPAGLAAAIRLKQLAAETGHDVSVCILEKGSEVGAHILSGAVVDPIALNELIPDWKEKGAPLNTLVNEDRFYVLGPQGSVRLPNFMMPPLMNNHGNYAVSLGNVCRWLAGQAEALGVEIYPGFACSDVLYREDGSVKGVVAGVFGIAKDGSHKADFQPGMELHGKYVFIAEGVRGSLAKEIIARFNLSEGRQPQKFGLGMKELWEVLPENHKQGQVTHTMGWPLGLKAGGGSFMYHLENNLVSIGFVVHLNYENPHLFPYMEFQRFKHHPLIEPVLRGGRRVAYGARAITEGGLQSVPKLYFPGGALIGCSAGFVNVPRIKGSHNAMKTGMLAAEEAFKALQAGRAGDQLEAYQNAYENSWVYEDLKRVRNVKPMWSKLGLVGGLALGGADMWLNQLFGFGLGTWKHGKPDYATLKPASQMKPIAYPKPDGIISFDRLTNVAFSATNHEEDEPPHLKLKDPSIPIGVNLPNWAEPAQRYCPAGVYEVVGEAGKDARFQINHQNCVHCKTCDIKDPSQNINWVVPQGGEGPNYPNM encoded by the coding sequence ATGGAATATGACGTCGTCATCGTGGGGGCGGGGCCTGCCGGCCTCGCGGCGGCCATCCGATTGAAGCAGCTCGCCGCCGAAACTGGGCACGACGTATCGGTATGTATCCTCGAGAAAGGTTCCGAGGTCGGCGCCCATATCCTCTCCGGCGCGGTGGTGGACCCGATCGCCCTTAACGAACTCATCCCCGACTGGAAGGAAAAAGGAGCGCCCCTCAACACCCTCGTCAATGAGGATCGTTTCTACGTGCTGGGGCCGCAAGGGTCCGTGCGCCTGCCCAACTTCATGATGCCGCCGCTCATGAACAATCACGGCAACTATGCCGTCTCGCTCGGCAATGTCTGCCGCTGGCTGGCCGGGCAGGCGGAAGCGCTGGGTGTCGAGATCTATCCGGGCTTCGCTTGCTCGGACGTGCTCTATCGCGAGGACGGTTCGGTGAAAGGCGTCGTCGCCGGCGTCTTCGGCATCGCCAAGGACGGTTCGCACAAGGCGGATTTCCAGCCCGGCATGGAACTGCACGGCAAATATGTCTTCATCGCCGAAGGGGTCAGAGGCTCGCTCGCCAAGGAGATCATCGCCAGGTTCAATCTCTCGGAGGGCAGGCAGCCGCAGAAATTCGGCCTCGGCATGAAGGAGCTCTGGGAAGTTCTCCCGGAGAATCACAAACAGGGACAGGTCACCCACACGATGGGCTGGCCGCTTGGCCTCAAGGCCGGCGGTGGTTCCTTCATGTATCATCTCGAGAACAATCTGGTGTCGATCGGCTTCGTCGTGCACCTGAACTACGAGAACCCGCATCTCTTCCCCTATATGGAGTTCCAGCGCTTCAAGCATCATCCGCTCATCGAGCCGGTGCTGCGCGGCGGCCGCCGTGTCGCCTATGGCGCGCGCGCCATCACCGAAGGCGGCCTGCAATCGGTGCCGAAGCTCTATTTCCCCGGCGGCGCGCTCATCGGCTGCTCGGCCGGCTTCGTCAACGTGCCGCGCATCAAGGGCTCGCACAATGCGATGAAGACCGGCATGCTGGCGGCGGAGGAGGCCTTCAAGGCGCTGCAGGCCGGCCGCGCCGGCGACCAGCTCGAGGCCTATCAGAACGCTTACGAGAATTCCTGGGTCTATGAGGATCTGAAGCGGGTCCGCAACGTGAAGCCGATGTGGTCGAAGCTCGGCCTGGTCGGCGGCTTGGCGCTCGGCGGCGCCGATATGTGGCTCAATCAGCTTTTCGGCTTCGGCCTCGGCACCTGGAAGCACGGCAAGCCGGATTATGCGACGCTGAAGCCCGCTTCCCAGATGAAGCCCATCGCCTATCCCAAGCCCGACGGCATCATATCCTTCGACCGCCTCACCAACGTGGCCTTCTCGGCGACCAATCACGAGGAAGACGAGCCGCCGCATCTGAAGCTCAAGGATCCATCAATCCCGATCGGGGTCAACCTGCCGAACTGGGCGGAGCCCGCCCAGCGCTATTGCCCGGCCGGCGTCTATGAGGTCGTGGGCGAGGCGGGCAAGGACGCGCGCTTCCAGATCAACCACCAGAATTGCGTCCACTGCAAAACCTGCGACATCAAGGACCCGTCGCAGAACATCAACTGGGTGGTGCCGCAGGGCGGCGAAGGCCCGAACTATCCCAACATGTAG
- a CDS encoding VWA domain-containing protein — MTGIPPSRNSAGWLRRFAGDARGNVALFTALAALPLLVAAGVAIDVARASRSQTALQVAVDAAALAVASSGKSDLAGLSEAQKKARQQEMKDMAERFLRTNYAYGGQDLSVQINVTDEIVSVEATQPYPTTLMKLVGYQTMDLGAHAEVNLQGGIAENIEIVLVMDITGSMKGSKIESAKAAAKALIQKVLGDKESDDKVRFALVPFAGSVNVGGDKVSSGWIDTTGKAAVSKVNFTNATYHNMKGWDDLRYRNAAGQTVKLPWNGCVEARLGAYATNDTEPSASSSDTLFTPYFAPDEPDANVNDDYGNNYLSDGVTGNETARLKNQAKYANKVVSISFKTGPGANCASSPIIPLTPDRSVIEKGIDDMKAEGPTNLVEGIMWGWRVVSPGLPFTEGKSFQDKEWRKIVVLMTDGENDVGTNSSRSMPPAATGTIYTAFGYSKVDLAKNRFGTQTQSLVRGKLDAAFETACTNLKAKHEMRESQGRQLPSLELYTIGFMVKSELVEALTKCASDPSLNGNQYQYYINAANETQLKGAFETIGARLKTMYLSK, encoded by the coding sequence GTGACAGGCATTCCTCCTTCCCGGAATAGCGCCGGGTGGCTGCGCCGCTTTGCCGGCGACGCGCGCGGTAATGTTGCGCTTTTCACCGCCCTTGCGGCCCTTCCGCTGCTGGTCGCGGCAGGGGTGGCCATCGACGTCGCGCGCGCCTCGCGTAGTCAGACCGCCTTGCAGGTGGCGGTCGATGCCGCCGCCCTCGCCGTCGCCTCCTCAGGGAAATCGGACTTGGCGGGGCTGAGCGAGGCGCAGAAGAAAGCGCGTCAGCAAGAGATGAAGGACATGGCCGAACGTTTCCTGCGCACCAATTACGCGTATGGCGGGCAGGATCTCTCGGTGCAAATCAATGTAACCGATGAGATCGTCTCAGTAGAGGCCACGCAGCCTTACCCAACGACGCTGATGAAGCTTGTCGGCTACCAGACGATGGATCTCGGCGCCCACGCCGAGGTCAATCTGCAGGGCGGCATTGCTGAAAACATCGAGATCGTGCTGGTGATGGACATCACCGGCTCTATGAAAGGCTCCAAGATCGAAAGTGCCAAGGCCGCGGCCAAGGCGTTGATCCAAAAGGTACTGGGCGACAAGGAGTCCGATGACAAAGTCAGGTTTGCTCTTGTTCCTTTTGCGGGCTCGGTGAATGTCGGGGGTGACAAGGTCTCGAGCGGCTGGATCGACACGACGGGCAAGGCCGCGGTGTCCAAGGTCAATTTCACCAATGCGACCTATCACAACATGAAGGGCTGGGATGACCTGAGATACCGCAATGCGGCGGGCCAGACCGTGAAGTTGCCATGGAATGGATGCGTCGAGGCGCGCCTGGGCGCGTATGCCACCAATGACACGGAACCCAGTGCTTCTTCGTCCGATACCCTCTTCACGCCCTATTTCGCTCCCGACGAGCCGGATGCCAACGTGAACGACGACTATGGCAACAATTATCTTTCCGACGGCGTGACCGGGAATGAAACCGCACGGCTCAAAAACCAGGCAAAATACGCCAACAAGGTCGTCAGCATCTCCTTCAAGACCGGCCCAGGAGCCAATTGCGCGTCCTCTCCGATCATTCCGCTGACACCGGACCGCAGCGTCATCGAGAAGGGGATCGACGATATGAAGGCTGAGGGTCCCACCAACCTTGTCGAAGGAATCATGTGGGGCTGGCGGGTCGTCTCACCCGGTTTGCCATTCACCGAAGGCAAGAGTTTCCAAGATAAGGAATGGCGCAAGATCGTCGTTCTCATGACGGATGGCGAAAACGACGTAGGCACCAACAGCTCGCGGAGCATGCCGCCTGCCGCCACGGGCACGATATATACCGCTTTCGGCTACTCGAAGGTCGATCTGGCGAAGAACCGGTTCGGCACCCAGACTCAGTCGCTCGTGCGTGGCAAGCTCGATGCCGCCTTCGAGACGGCCTGCACGAATCTGAAGGCCAAGCATGAGATGCGCGAAAGCCAGGGCCGCCAGCTGCCGAGCCTCGAACTTTATACGATCGGCTTTATGGTGAAATCGGAGTTGGTCGAGGCGCTCACGAAATGCGCCTCCGATCCGAGCCTCAACGGGAACCAATATCAATACTACATCAACGCCGCGAACGAGACCCAGCTGAAAGGTGCCTTCGAGACGATCGGTGCCCGGCTGAAGACCATGTATCTGAGCAAGTGA
- a CDS encoding tetratricopeptide repeat protein, translated as MPPDKYFQQALRDDPNNAVLIERVFIFDLSEGKVASAEDYAERVLSFNSQHRMARFVLGLRDVRLKRFVKARENFKKAAYTPIGELTATLLTAWTYAAQGNQAQAFSTLDKLDRNESLENFKSYHGALIADYLGANIRADSFYKKAYSQAGNSLRVVQAYGNYLERNGRKDEARKVYEQFLATAEKNPLVRQALTNLDKGSTPASFVKTPEAGISEALFSVASALSDDQGLEVALAYAQLALSVNGDRNINLTLLGDIYESMSSYQRSIEAYDAIDKTSVLKPNAELEVAVNLQRLEKKDEAKARLKALVASDPKDYDALVTLGNLYRNNEEFAAAADSYNAAIALLDKPDRDNWTVYYYRGIAFERTKQWDKAETDFRKALQFEPDQPMVLNYLGYSMVDKNINLPEAIAMVRKAVELKPNDGYIVDSLGWAHFRLGEYEEAVKQLERAVELKPADPVIADHLGDAYWRVGRQLEARFQWQHAKDNKPEPEDLARIEKKLKEGLAAEPPVTPAQGATSGNNG; from the coding sequence ATGCCGCCGGACAAGTATTTCCAGCAGGCATTACGTGACGATCCCAATAACGCCGTCCTCATCGAGCGGGTCTTCATCTTCGATCTGTCGGAGGGCAAGGTCGCCAGCGCCGAGGACTATGCCGAACGGGTCTTGAGCTTCAACAGCCAGCACCGTATGGCGCGTTTCGTACTGGGGCTTCGCGATGTGAGGCTCAAGCGCTTCGTCAAGGCGCGCGAGAATTTCAAGAAAGCCGCCTATACGCCGATCGGCGAGCTCACCGCCACACTGCTCACCGCCTGGACCTATGCCGCCCAGGGCAACCAGGCGCAGGCCTTCAGCACGCTCGACAAGCTCGATCGCAATGAATCGCTCGAGAATTTCAAATCCTATCACGGCGCGCTGATCGCCGACTATCTCGGCGCCAATATCCGCGCCGACAGCTTCTACAAGAAGGCTTACAGTCAGGCCGGCAATTCGCTGCGCGTCGTCCAGGCCTATGGCAACTATCTCGAACGCAACGGCCGCAAGGACGAGGCGCGCAAGGTCTATGAGCAGTTCCTCGCGACCGCCGAGAAGAACCCGCTGGTGCGCCAGGCGCTGACCAATCTCGACAAGGGGAGCACGCCCGCGTCCTTCGTCAAGACGCCGGAAGCCGGCATAAGTGAAGCCCTGTTCTCAGTGGCGAGCGCGCTGTCCGACGATCAGGGCCTCGAGGTGGCCTTGGCCTATGCCCAGCTCGCTCTGTCGGTCAATGGCGACCGCAACATCAATCTGACGCTGCTCGGCGACATTTATGAGAGCATGAGCTCCTATCAGCGTTCGATCGAGGCCTATGACGCGATCGACAAGACTTCCGTGCTCAAACCCAATGCCGAGCTCGAGGTCGCGGTCAATCTCCAGAGGCTCGAGAAAAAGGACGAGGCGAAGGCGAGGCTCAAGGCGCTGGTTGCCTCCGACCCCAAGGACTATGACGCGCTGGTGACGCTGGGCAATCTTTACCGCAACAACGAGGAGTTCGCCGCCGCGGCCGATAGCTATAACGCCGCCATAGCCCTCCTGGACAAGCCGGATCGCGACAACTGGACCGTTTATTATTACCGCGGCATCGCTTTCGAGCGCACCAAGCAGTGGGACAAGGCCGAGACCGATTTCAGGAAAGCGCTCCAATTCGAGCCCGATCAGCCGATGGTGCTCAACTATCTCGGCTATTCGATGGTCGACAAGAACATCAACCTCCCCGAGGCGATCGCCATGGTGAGGAAGGCGGTCGAGCTCAAGCCGAATGACGGCTATATCGTCGACAGCCTCGGCTGGGCGCATTTCCGCCTGGGCGAGTATGAGGAGGCGGTGAAGCAGCTCGAGCGCGCCGTCGAGCTCAAGCCCGCCGATCCGGTCATCGCCGACCATCTGGGCGATGCCTATTGGCGTGTCGGCCGCCAGCTCGAGGCGCGTTTCCAGTGGCAGCATGCCAAGGACAATAAGCCCGAGCCCGAGGATCTCGCCCGCATCGAGAAGAAGCTGAAGGAAGGCTTGGCCGCCGAGCCGCCGGTGACGCCGGCGCAGGGCGCTACGTCTGGAAACAACGGCTGA
- a CDS encoding 4-(cytidine 5'-diphospho)-2-C-methyl-D-erythritol kinase, translating into MRKTKVPFVELAPAKINLALHVLGRRHGGFHELDSIVAFAGIADRLTFETAPDWHLEISGPFAAGLCSSPDNLVLKAARGFEQAFGQAARYHITLEKNLPIASGIGGGSADAAATLRALDSLSARAAPPRELAGLAATLGADVPVCLVGRSCRMRGAGERIDVLETLAPMPAVLINPRREVATAQVFAKLALKPGETAFAGLEEGADPASCRNDLAAPAMAIEPLIADVLAALNETSGLRFARMSGSGATCFGIFASPEAAQEAAQRISSAHPQWWIASTIIG; encoded by the coding sequence ATGCGTAAAACAAAAGTGCCTTTTGTCGAGCTGGCGCCCGCCAAGATCAATCTGGCGCTCCACGTGCTTGGCCGCAGGCATGGCGGCTTTCACGAGCTCGACAGCATCGTCGCCTTTGCCGGCATCGCCGACCGCCTGACCTTCGAGACGGCCCCGGACTGGCATCTCGAGATCAGCGGACCCTTTGCGGCCGGGCTCTGTTCGTCCCCCGACAATCTGGTGCTGAAGGCAGCCCGCGGCTTCGAGCAGGCCTTCGGGCAGGCGGCCCGCTATCACATCACGCTCGAGAAGAACCTCCCGATCGCCTCCGGGATCGGTGGCGGATCGGCCGATGCGGCGGCGACGCTGCGCGCGCTCGACAGCCTGTCCGCCAGGGCCGCCCCGCCACGCGAGCTTGCCGGGCTGGCCGCCACGCTGGGCGCCGACGTGCCGGTCTGCCTGGTGGGCAGAAGCTGCCGCATGCGCGGTGCCGGCGAGCGCATAGACGTACTGGAGACGCTGGCGCCGATGCCGGCGGTGCTGATCAATCCACGCCGCGAAGTGGCGACGGCGCAGGTCTTCGCCAAGCTTGCCCTCAAGCCCGGCGAGACGGCGTTCGCCGGCCTGGAGGAGGGGGCAGATCCGGCCTCTTGCCGCAACGATCTCGCCGCGCCCGCCATGGCGATCGAACCTCTGATCGCCGACGTGCTCGCGGCGCTGAACGAGACCTCGGGATTGCGTTTCGCCCGTATGTCGGGATCGGGCGCCACCTGCTTCGGCATCTTCGCATCGCCGGAGGCAGCACAGGAAGCAGCACAGCGAATTTCCAGCGCGCATCCACAGTGGTGGATTGCTTCAACAATCATCGGCTGA
- a CDS encoding PBSX family phage terminase large subunit → MTTIPQFPNSRSTLSTPKKLEVARAFKPLLAPKRYKGAYGGRGSAKSHFFAGELIWRCSQARLRCVCIREVQNSIRESVRQLLIDKIGTFDLGDRFTVLEQEIRGRSGSLIVFKGMQSFNSENIKSLEGYDIAWVEEAQNLSETSLRLLRPTIRKPGSELWFSWNPRHETDAVDRFFRGGGKRGDTVLAAVNWHDNPWFPDVLNSEKESDYASDPEMADHVWGGAYEIVSEASYYARLVAEAERQGRIGDFPHDPGRTVVTSWDIGIDDYTAIWFLQDDGIRVTAVDYHETSGQGAEEIVREALPELQPEPRLIAPALISIGRERPYAYGEHFFPHDVKLREWGAGGRSRALTLMGLGVKPIRVGAQQGPAERVNAARALLPLMRFNRTKRVMLGLSRLRRYARRQSPTLGGFAGPLHDINSHGADAFGEYAINCPLIAPKPLTPRPRPRPQLRGGVFLEGPPVERSIRRTRT, encoded by the coding sequence ATGACGACGATTCCGCAGTTCCCGAATTCGAGATCCACATTGTCGACCCCAAAGAAACTTGAAGTCGCGCGCGCCTTCAAGCCGCTGTTGGCGCCTAAGCGCTACAAGGGCGCCTATGGCGGCAGAGGCAGCGCCAAATCGCATTTCTTCGCCGGTGAGCTCATCTGGCGGTGCAGCCAAGCCAGGCTGCGCTGCGTCTGCATCCGCGAAGTGCAGAACTCGATAAGGGAATCGGTGCGCCAGCTCCTGATCGACAAGATCGGCACATTCGATCTCGGCGACCGCTTCACCGTGCTCGAGCAGGAGATCCGCGGTCGCAGCGGCTCGCTCATCGTCTTCAAGGGCATGCAGTCGTTCAATTCGGAGAACATCAAGTCGCTCGAAGGCTACGACATCGCCTGGGTCGAGGAAGCGCAGAACCTGTCCGAAACCTCGCTTCGCCTGCTCAGGCCGACCATCCGCAAGCCCGGCTCGGAGCTCTGGTTCAGCTGGAATCCGCGCCATGAGACGGACGCCGTGGATCGCTTTTTCCGGGGCGGGGGCAAGCGCGGCGATACCGTCCTCGCCGCCGTCAACTGGCATGACAATCCCTGGTTTCCCGATGTGCTGAACAGCGAGAAGGAGTCCGATTATGCGAGCGATCCCGAAATGGCCGACCATGTCTGGGGCGGCGCCTATGAAATCGTCAGCGAGGCCTCCTACTATGCGCGCCTCGTCGCGGAAGCGGAGCGCCAGGGCCGCATCGGCGATTTCCCGCATGATCCGGGCCGGACCGTCGTGACCTCCTGGGATATCGGCATCGACGACTATACGGCCATCTGGTTCCTTCAGGACGATGGAATCAGGGTAACCGCGGTCGATTATCACGAGACCAGTGGTCAAGGGGCGGAGGAGATCGTGCGCGAGGCCCTCCCCGAATTGCAGCCCGAGCCCAGGTTGATCGCGCCGGCTCTCATAAGCATCGGGCGCGAGCGGCCCTACGCCTATGGCGAGCACTTCTTTCCCCATGATGTGAAGCTGCGCGAATGGGGGGCGGGAGGACGCAGCCGCGCCTTGACGCTGATGGGGCTTGGCGTGAAGCCGATCCGGGTCGGTGCGCAGCAAGGGCCGGCCGAGCGCGTCAATGCGGCGCGGGCGCTGCTGCCGCTGATGCGCTTCAACCGCACCAAGCGGGTGATGCTCGGCCTGTCGCGCCTGCGCCGTTATGCGCGCCGCCAGAGCCCGACGCTCGGCGGCTTTGCCGGACCGTTGCATGACATCAACAGTCACGGTGCCGATGCCTTTGGTGAATATGCGATCAATTGTCCGTTGATCGCGCCGAAGCCGCTCACCCCCCGGCCGCGGCCACGGCCGCAATTGCGCGGCGGTGTGTTCCTCGAAGGCCCGCCGGTCGAACGCTCGATCCGCAGGACCCGGACCTGA